One part of the Arthrobacter tumbae genome encodes these proteins:
- a CDS encoding LacI family DNA-binding transcriptional regulator, which translates to MVSIKDVADQAQVAVGTVSNVLNNPDRVAEKTRERVLSVISELGFVRNDAARQLRAGLSRTIGLIVLDVSNPFFSSLARAAEDRAAESDSTVLLGDSGHDAGRESRYLDVFEQQRVKGVLISPVGNVDSRLEQLRAHGVPVVLVDRVDPQRRVSSVSVDDVAGGYMAVKHMLTRGRRRIAFIGASTDIQQVADRLTGAQQAVEEYPDAELEVVEAAAMTVLAGRAAGELLAERGREGLPDGIFCANDLLAIGVMQAVLLIRGLRIPEDLALIGYDDIDFAQSAVVPLSTVRRPTELMGRTAVELLLEAIDRTSPESRQVIFQPELVSRGSTL; encoded by the coding sequence ATGGTCAGTATCAAGGACGTCGCCGACCAGGCGCAGGTTGCCGTCGGCACGGTATCCAACGTGCTCAACAACCCGGACCGCGTGGCTGAAAAGACCCGCGAACGGGTGCTCAGTGTCATTTCCGAGCTTGGTTTCGTGCGCAATGACGCCGCCCGCCAGCTCCGTGCCGGGCTCAGCCGCACCATCGGGCTCATCGTCCTCGACGTGAGCAACCCGTTCTTCTCCTCGCTGGCGCGCGCCGCCGAAGACCGCGCAGCGGAGTCGGACAGCACGGTGCTGCTCGGTGACAGCGGGCACGACGCCGGCCGGGAAAGCCGCTACCTCGATGTCTTCGAGCAGCAGCGCGTCAAAGGAGTCCTGATTTCCCCGGTGGGGAACGTCGATTCCCGGCTCGAGCAGCTGCGTGCACATGGCGTGCCGGTGGTCCTCGTAGACCGGGTGGATCCGCAGCGGCGTGTGAGTTCGGTGTCCGTGGACGATGTCGCCGGCGGCTATATGGCCGTGAAGCACATGCTGACGCGGGGACGGCGGCGCATCGCGTTCATCGGTGCGTCCACCGATATCCAGCAGGTCGCGGACCGTCTGACCGGAGCGCAGCAGGCTGTGGAGGAGTACCCGGATGCCGAGCTCGAGGTTGTGGAAGCTGCTGCGATGACCGTGCTGGCGGGCCGGGCCGCGGGTGAACTCCTTGCGGAGCGCGGCAGGGAAGGCCTGCCGGACGGCATCTTCTGCGCCAACGACCTCCTGGCTATCGGCGTCATGCAGGCTGTACTGCTCATTCGGGGGTTGCGGATTCCCGAGGACCTCGCGCTGATCGGCTATGACGACATCGACTTCGCCCAGTCAGCGGTTGTCCCCCTGTCCACAGTGCGGCGGCCAACGGAGCTGATGGGGCGCACCGCCGTCGAACTCCTGCTTGAGGCGATTGACCGAACCTCGCCCGAGAGCCGCCAGGTAATCTTCCAGCCCGAGCTGGTCAGCCGCGGGAGCACCCTCTAG
- the rhaI gene encoding L-rhamnose isomerase: MVDLSRITPTLENLAIEVPSWAYGNSGTRFKVFQTPGTPRTVQEKIADAAKVNELTGLAPSVALHIPWDKVENYGELSEYARGLGITLGTINSNTFQDDIYKFGSLTHSDAAVRNKALDHMFECIDVMNVTGSQDLKIWLADGTNYPGQGDMRSRQDWLHDSLQKVYERLGEGQRMVLEYKFFEPAFYHTDVPDWGTSYAHTLALGEKAMVCLDTGHHAPGTNIEFIVAQLIRLGKLGSFDFNSRFYADDDLIVGAADPFQLFRIMYEVARGGALDPASNVALMLDQCHNLEEKIPGQIRSVLNVQEMTARALLVDRTALTKAQEAGDVLGAHALFMDAFYTDVRPALAAWRESRGLPADPMAAYAASGYQEIINADREGGQQAGWGA; this comes from the coding sequence ATGGTTGACCTGAGCCGCATAACGCCAACCCTGGAGAACCTCGCTATCGAGGTGCCGTCCTGGGCCTACGGCAATTCCGGAACCCGTTTCAAGGTGTTCCAGACTCCCGGTACCCCGCGCACTGTGCAGGAGAAGATCGCGGATGCCGCGAAGGTCAATGAACTGACCGGCCTCGCGCCCTCCGTTGCCCTGCACATCCCTTGGGACAAGGTGGAGAACTATGGCGAACTGTCCGAGTACGCGCGCGGCCTCGGCATCACGCTGGGCACTATCAACAGCAACACGTTCCAGGATGACATTTACAAGTTCGGCTCCCTCACCCACAGCGACGCCGCTGTTCGCAACAAGGCGCTGGACCACATGTTCGAGTGCATTGACGTCATGAACGTCACCGGCTCCCAGGACCTGAAGATCTGGCTGGCGGACGGCACTAACTACCCCGGCCAGGGCGACATGCGCTCACGCCAGGACTGGCTGCATGACTCCCTGCAAAAGGTTTACGAGCGCCTCGGCGAGGGCCAGCGCATGGTCCTTGAGTACAAATTCTTCGAACCGGCTTTCTACCATACGGACGTCCCCGACTGGGGAACCTCCTACGCCCACACACTGGCCCTGGGAGAGAAGGCCATGGTCTGCCTCGACACCGGCCACCATGCCCCCGGCACCAATATCGAGTTCATCGTGGCGCAGCTGATCCGCCTCGGCAAGCTCGGATCGTTCGACTTCAATTCCCGCTTCTATGCCGATGATGACCTCATTGTCGGCGCAGCGGATCCGTTCCAGCTGTTCCGCATCATGTACGAGGTGGCCCGCGGCGGCGCACTCGATCCGGCCAGCAACGTGGCCCTCATGCTGGACCAGTGCCACAACCTCGAAGAGAAGATCCCCGGCCAGATCCGCTCCGTGCTGAACGTCCAGGAAATGACTGCCCGCGCGCTCCTCGTTGACCGCACCGCGCTGACCAAGGCGCAGGAAGCAGGCGACGTCCTCGGCGCGCACGCACTCTTCATGGACGCCTTCTACACCGACGTCCGGCCGGCACTCGCCGCGTGGCGTGAATCCCGCGGACTCCCCGCGGACCCGATGGCTGCCTACGCAGCCAGCGGCTACCAGGAAATAATCAACGCGGACCGCGAGGGCGGGCAGCAGGCAGGATGGGGCGCGTAA
- a CDS encoding Gfo/Idh/MocA family protein: MTRTLRAAILGTGAVAHLHAEALAAIAGVTAVASADPSEERVHDFNARHGIAVGYGTLEELLAREAIDVVHICTPPAGHAEQTKAAFDVGAHVIAEKPPALSLAEVDAMQSAAVVADRQLAVVFQQRTGTAATHVRNLLQSGDLGRPLTAVCHTHWYRGSEYYDVPWRGTWESEGGGTTLSHGIHQIDLLSYLLGEWGSASGQLFRLDREVETEDTSCGVVVFESGAVASVMTTVLAPRESSLIRIDTEHATIELEHLYGHNHASWKLTPARHISAERAASWAMPSNEVPSGHDALLSEVYASLLTGADVPPVAADPARAIEIVAALYASAGRGTPVARAEIAAPDFRGSMRSPVTDLRPGR; the protein is encoded by the coding sequence ATGACCCGCACTCTTCGCGCCGCCATCCTCGGCACCGGCGCCGTGGCGCATCTCCATGCCGAGGCGCTCGCCGCAATCGCCGGCGTCACCGCGGTTGCCTCGGCGGACCCCAGTGAGGAGCGGGTCCACGACTTCAACGCCCGCCACGGCATCGCAGTCGGGTACGGCACGCTGGAGGAGTTGCTGGCCAGGGAGGCTATCGACGTCGTGCATATCTGCACTCCGCCGGCCGGACATGCGGAACAGACAAAGGCAGCGTTCGACGTCGGTGCTCACGTGATTGCCGAAAAGCCTCCTGCGCTTTCCCTCGCCGAAGTGGACGCCATGCAGTCGGCGGCCGTTGTCGCCGACCGGCAGCTCGCCGTCGTCTTCCAGCAGCGCACCGGCACGGCGGCGACTCATGTCCGCAACCTGCTGCAATCGGGTGATCTCGGGAGGCCGCTGACCGCCGTCTGCCATACACACTGGTACCGCGGATCCGAGTACTACGACGTCCCGTGGCGCGGAACGTGGGAGTCGGAGGGCGGCGGCACCACGCTGAGCCACGGCATCCATCAGATCGACCTGCTGTCCTACCTGCTCGGCGAGTGGGGGTCGGCGTCCGGCCAACTGTTCCGGCTCGACCGGGAGGTCGAAACCGAGGACACCTCCTGCGGCGTCGTCGTCTTCGAGAGCGGCGCGGTCGCGTCGGTCATGACCACCGTGCTCGCGCCGCGCGAATCGAGCCTGATCCGCATCGATACCGAACACGCAACCATCGAGCTCGAGCACCTCTACGGCCACAACCACGCAAGCTGGAAACTGACTCCTGCCCGCCACATCAGCGCTGAGCGTGCGGCGTCGTGGGCGATGCCGTCGAACGAGGTGCCGAGCGGGCACGATGCGCTCCTGTCCGAGGTCTACGCATCTTTGCTGACAGGAGCCGACGTGCCGCCGGTCGCGGCCGATCCTGCACGTGCGATCGAAATCGTTGCCGCTCTCTACGCGTCCGCCGGGCGCGGTACGCCCGTGGCGCGAGCGGAAATCGCCGCTCCTGATTTCCGCGGCAGCATGCGCTCTCCCGTAACGGATCTGCGTCCCGGGCGGTGA
- a CDS encoding glutaminase, whose amino-acid sequence MQSMIPDYVSEVLRDVEADTSGMLASYIPELATADPDRLGAVLATVDGEVYGAGDIDTEFTIQSISKPFTYALALSDRGFGPVLARVGVEPSGEAFNEISLESDTGRPRNPMINAGAITAHSLAGAEDLKSAERVEHVVKGLSSFAGRQLRVDESACASEMEHAHRNLAIAYMLRSHNILAEDPRAVVEGYLRQCSVLVTARDLAMMAATLANRGVNPLTGEKVIHEPVARQVLTVMATCGMYDAAGDWATQVGIPAKSGVAGGLIGALPGQIGIATFSPRLDSHGNSVRGVSLFERFSSDMGLHVMEVPPAARAVVRSNHVVADGLNAIRVLQLQGGIRFAGAERIVREIADSASSEPRVVLDVSMVYSIDDVARRMLLEAARRLTLDGHEVYLIDPESIIPNPNPGEGGRLAVVCGFEQLVRGTLDP is encoded by the coding sequence ATGCAGTCAATGATTCCCGACTATGTCTCCGAGGTACTCAGAGACGTGGAGGCGGATACCTCAGGAATGCTGGCGAGCTATATCCCTGAACTCGCCACAGCGGATCCCGACCGGCTCGGAGCGGTCCTCGCCACTGTTGACGGTGAGGTCTATGGCGCCGGTGACATCGATACCGAGTTCACCATTCAGTCAATCTCCAAGCCATTCACGTATGCATTGGCATTGTCGGATCGTGGATTCGGCCCCGTTCTCGCCAGAGTCGGTGTCGAGCCATCAGGGGAGGCATTCAACGAAATTTCGCTGGAAAGCGACACAGGGCGCCCTCGTAACCCCATGATCAATGCCGGTGCGATCACCGCCCATTCGTTGGCCGGAGCGGAGGATTTGAAGTCTGCTGAACGCGTGGAGCACGTGGTCAAAGGTCTTTCGTCGTTCGCTGGTCGTCAGCTGAGGGTGGACGAGTCGGCGTGTGCGTCGGAGATGGAGCACGCGCATCGGAACCTGGCCATCGCGTACATGCTCCGCAGTCACAATATTCTCGCGGAAGACCCGAGAGCCGTCGTCGAAGGCTATCTCCGCCAGTGTTCCGTGCTCGTCACGGCGCGCGACCTGGCCATGATGGCTGCGACGTTGGCCAACCGCGGAGTGAATCCATTGACAGGGGAGAAGGTGATACACGAACCGGTGGCACGTCAGGTGCTGACCGTCATGGCCACCTGCGGAATGTATGACGCGGCCGGCGATTGGGCGACCCAGGTGGGCATTCCGGCGAAGAGCGGCGTAGCTGGCGGACTGATCGGTGCGTTGCCCGGCCAGATCGGTATTGCCACATTCTCCCCTCGACTGGACTCCCACGGGAACAGTGTGCGCGGGGTTTCTCTGTTCGAACGGTTCTCCTCAGATATGGGCCTGCATGTGATGGAGGTTCCACCTGCGGCGCGCGCTGTCGTGCGATCGAATCACGTCGTCGCTGATGGGCTGAACGCGATCCGGGTCCTGCAACTACAGGGTGGGATCCGCTTTGCCGGCGCCGAACGGATCGTTCGCGAGATCGCGGACAGCGCGTCGTCGGAACCGCGGGTGGTTTTGGATGTCTCGATGGTCTATTCGATTGACGATGTGGCACGGCGAATGCTGCTGGAGGCCGCGCGCCGGCTCACGCTGGACGGACATGAGGTCTACCTCATCGACCCGGAATCGATCATCCCCAACCCCAACCCCGGTGAGGGTGGCCGGCTAGCCGTCGTCTGCGGCTTCGAGCAGCTCGTAAGAGGGACGCTGGACCCATAA
- a CDS encoding SDR family oxidoreductase, which produces MGRRESELSEAAAAIGRSVTAVPGNITKNYLDHVFGVNVTGTVLTVQKAIPLLNKGASIVIKPSTAADRGAASMGAYAASKAALRSFARTWAGELKDRGVRVNAISPGPTDTSGVMELVGAENVAGYNATLGMSLPIGRTARVEEMAAAVAFLASSDSSFMLGANLVVDGGVNHL; this is translated from the coding sequence GGCCGCAGCGTAACGGCTGTGCCCGGCAACATCACGAAGAATTATCTCGATCATGTCTTCGGCGTTAACGTCACCGGTACGGTCTTGACGGTGCAGAAGGCGATCCCGCTCCTCAACAAGGGGGCATCCATTGTCATCAAGCCGTCGACCGCCGCAGACCGGGGCGCAGCAAGCATGGGTGCCTACGCAGCCTCGAAGGCGGCCCTGCGCAGCTTCGCGCGTACGTGGGCGGGCGAGCTCAAAGACCGAGGCGTCCGGGTCAACGCGATTTCACCCGGACCGACTGATACGTCCGGCGTGATGGAGCTCGTCGGAGCCGAGAACGTGGCCGGATACAACGCAACCCTTGGCATGAGCCTACCCATAGGCCGCACAGCACGTGTCGAGGAGATGGCAGCCGCCGTGGCCTTCCTTGCATCTTCCGACAGCAGCTTCATGTTGGGCGCAAACCTGGTAGTCGACGGCGGAGTGAACCACCTTTGA
- a CDS encoding ThuA domain-containing protein has translation MKRYTSKAALGVLGAALVVPALATAPAQAEPTSVQAEVTEDYDVLVVGKTTGFRHSSIDEATTAIMALGQANGFSVDVWDPPTSPRNQGQPDRTLPSTPFTSASDLAKYETVVFVSTVDGTNSLNPATPTLLDEGELEAFQGYIRSGGGFAGVHAATDSMHTVPWYSELTGGSARFVSHPAQQTAVQVVEDGTHPSTEHLSGTWTRFDEWYNFTQSPRDAVRVLTNLDETSYNPGGNAMGADHPLSWCHNFESARSWYTGGGHTEASYVDPVFLEHLLGGIAWSAGAVSGGGDCVTWNEVESTTADLLAEGAISSKAATQVGKQLDKARVLAEAGSHADSADKLNAAAAQVQAHVNRGSGAYSLLLGKVQDLQVWQGGLE, from the coding sequence ATGAAGCGATACACCAGTAAGGCAGCCCTTGGCGTGCTTGGAGCGGCACTCGTCGTTCCCGCCCTGGCGACGGCTCCAGCCCAGGCCGAGCCCACGTCGGTGCAGGCCGAGGTGACCGAGGATTACGACGTTCTCGTTGTCGGGAAGACCACCGGCTTCCGCCACAGCAGCATCGATGAGGCGACAACGGCGATCATGGCACTCGGTCAGGCGAACGGCTTCAGTGTCGACGTCTGGGATCCGCCAACGTCGCCGAGGAACCAGGGGCAGCCGGACCGCACACTGCCCAGCACACCGTTCACCAGCGCATCGGACCTCGCGAAGTACGAGACTGTCGTCTTCGTATCCACCGTTGACGGCACCAATAGCCTCAACCCTGCGACACCGACGCTGCTCGACGAGGGTGAACTGGAGGCGTTCCAGGGTTACATCCGTTCCGGCGGCGGCTTCGCCGGCGTCCATGCGGCGACGGATTCGATGCACACGGTTCCCTGGTACAGCGAACTGACCGGCGGCAGCGCCCGGTTTGTCAGCCATCCTGCCCAGCAGACCGCGGTCCAGGTAGTGGAGGACGGCACTCATCCTTCGACAGAGCACCTGTCAGGAACCTGGACGCGCTTTGACGAGTGGTACAACTTCACTCAGAGCCCCCGCGATGCCGTCCGCGTCCTCACAAACCTTGACGAAACCTCGTACAACCCCGGCGGTAACGCGATGGGTGCCGATCACCCGCTGTCCTGGTGCCACAACTTCGAGTCCGCCCGCTCCTGGTACACCGGTGGAGGTCACACGGAGGCGTCGTACGTAGATCCGGTCTTCCTTGAGCACCTGCTGGGCGGAATTGCGTGGTCGGCCGGTGCCGTGAGCGGCGGCGGTGATTGTGTCACCTGGAATGAGGTCGAATCGACGACGGCGGATCTGCTCGCTGAAGGTGCTATCTCATCGAAGGCTGCCACCCAGGTCGGCAAGCAGCTGGACAAGGCTCGGGTGCTCGCGGAGGCCGGTTCGCATGCCGATTCTGCAGACAAGCTCAACGCCGCCGCGGCCCAGGTTCAGGCGCACGTTAACCGGGGCTCAGGCGCGTACAGCCTGCTGCTCGGCAAGGTGCAGGATCTGCAGGTCTGGCAGGGCGGGCTGGAGTAA
- a CDS encoding rhamnogalacturonan lyase — translation MNPRLRVIPVPATLALSAALIAGGGGVPAAAAPAPDAQVGIQLEHLDRGLVAAATSEGTFLSWRLLATEVTGSNETGQTGADFAVYRNGEKIATVTDSTNYLDPDATEGATYSVAAVVDGVELQRSAEVNPWSQGYTDIPLQKPADGVTPAGESYAYRANDMSIGDVDGDGSLEYIVKWDPTNQKDVSQVGYTGNTYIDTYTMDGTLLNRIDLGVNIRSGAHYTQFMVYDFDGDGRSEMMMKTAPGTKIFTYDDAGNVTDERYITMPTDDIAAGYSNEDDYRKSAADYYEHVVDMFAGWQEHPEVVAGNWPATLEGAFGIEPRYEYPLSDADARSMADYFMDVYAPSRSERNKLREFEGFILDGPEYLTVFDGATGEELQTVDYEPARGDDGLMWGDYAMSRIEPGNRVDRFLAGVAYLDGQRPSAVFARGYYSRSTIAAYNWDGKNLSQSWFVDSGYIEMPNPFNAVAHDLNGTDPEFGSLTTQGFHSLSAADVDGDGKQEIVYGAATIDDDGSLLYSSFDTLPEGSKAPGTEAKLGHGDAMHVTDIDPNRSGLEIWTSHEGGRGAPYGSVLRDAANGETIFGSYSGRDTGRSMIGDVRADVEGIEAWASMPGGTDGSGLLNSTGEALDSRTPGTNMSIKWAADLTTQLVNRSNDETPTIDDWTRGRLLTAEGTLTNNSTKGNPGLVADAFGDWREELFVRTADSSAIRVYLSTEVTGHKLTTLLHDPQYRAEVARQNTAYNQPSYTSYYLASDMDFANVPVPNAWTPGLIGYLTATLESFVASGDVAGPVAKQLETSLAQAQQAVEQGDAAKVGKAMDRFVKALNQGKKPDVVSDSARAVLENGVQTVLGMVR, via the coding sequence ATGAACCCGCGCCTTCGCGTCATCCCCGTACCCGCAACGCTCGCACTCAGTGCAGCCCTGATCGCCGGAGGTGGTGGCGTTCCGGCCGCTGCAGCTCCGGCCCCCGATGCCCAGGTAGGCATCCAGCTCGAACACCTCGACCGCGGCCTCGTTGCGGCCGCAACCTCCGAGGGAACCTTCCTCAGCTGGCGCCTCCTCGCCACGGAAGTTACCGGCTCGAACGAGACCGGTCAGACGGGCGCCGACTTCGCCGTCTACCGCAACGGCGAGAAGATCGCTACTGTCACCGACAGCACCAACTACCTCGACCCCGACGCGACGGAAGGTGCCACCTACTCGGTTGCCGCCGTCGTCGACGGTGTGGAACTGCAGCGCAGCGCAGAAGTGAATCCCTGGTCTCAGGGGTACACCGATATTCCGCTGCAGAAACCGGCCGACGGCGTGACCCCCGCCGGTGAGAGCTACGCCTACCGGGCCAATGACATGAGCATTGGTGATGTCGACGGCGATGGTTCCCTGGAATACATCGTCAAGTGGGACCCAACCAACCAGAAGGACGTTTCCCAGGTTGGCTACACCGGTAACACCTACATCGACACGTACACGATGGACGGCACGCTGCTGAATCGCATCGACCTCGGCGTCAACATCCGCTCCGGCGCTCACTACACACAGTTCATGGTCTACGATTTCGACGGCGACGGCCGCTCCGAGATGATGATGAAGACGGCGCCAGGCACCAAGATCTTCACTTACGACGACGCCGGTAACGTCACTGACGAGCGCTACATCACCATGCCGACCGACGACATCGCCGCTGGTTACAGCAACGAGGATGACTACAGGAAGAGCGCGGCTGACTATTACGAGCACGTCGTGGACATGTTCGCAGGCTGGCAGGAACACCCCGAGGTGGTTGCCGGAAATTGGCCCGCTACGCTCGAGGGAGCCTTCGGCATCGAGCCGCGCTATGAGTACCCGCTCTCGGACGCCGATGCTCGTTCCATGGCTGATTACTTCATGGACGTCTACGCGCCAAGTCGCAGCGAACGCAATAAGCTTCGTGAGTTCGAAGGCTTCATTCTGGACGGGCCTGAGTACCTCACGGTATTCGACGGTGCCACCGGCGAAGAGCTCCAGACCGTAGATTATGAGCCCGCACGGGGCGATGACGGCCTGATGTGGGGCGATTACGCCATGAGCCGCATCGAGCCGGGTAACCGTGTAGACCGATTCCTGGCGGGCGTCGCCTACCTTGATGGCCAGCGTCCGTCGGCGGTCTTTGCCCGTGGCTACTACTCGCGATCCACGATTGCCGCCTACAACTGGGACGGCAAGAACCTGTCGCAGTCATGGTTCGTCGACAGCGGTTACATCGAGATGCCGAATCCCTTCAATGCCGTCGCCCATGATTTGAATGGCACCGACCCTGAATTCGGCTCGCTTACAACCCAGGGCTTCCACTCACTCAGCGCGGCCGACGTGGATGGTGACGGGAAGCAGGAGATCGTCTATGGTGCAGCCACCATCGACGATGATGGATCGCTCCTCTACAGTTCCTTCGACACCCTTCCGGAGGGCAGCAAGGCGCCAGGTACTGAGGCGAAGCTGGGCCACGGCGACGCGATGCACGTTACCGACATCGATCCGAACCGCAGCGGGCTGGAAATCTGGACATCTCACGAGGGTGGACGCGGCGCTCCGTATGGTTCTGTTCTCCGTGATGCAGCGAACGGTGAAACGATATTTGGGTCCTATTCCGGTCGCGATACCGGCCGCAGCATGATCGGCGACGTGCGCGCAGATGTCGAGGGTATCGAGGCCTGGGCGAGCATGCCCGGCGGCACCGACGGATCCGGCCTTCTGAACTCAACAGGAGAAGCGCTGGATTCCCGCACACCGGGCACCAACATGAGCATCAAGTGGGCAGCAGACCTGACCACGCAGCTCGTCAATCGTTCCAACGACGAAACCCCCACCATCGACGACTGGACCCGCGGCCGACTGCTCACGGCGGAAGGAACTCTCACCAACAACAGCACCAAGGGTAATCCCGGCCTGGTTGCCGATGCCTTCGGTGATTGGCGGGAAGAACTGTTCGTTCGCACGGCGGATAGTTCCGCAATCCGCGTCTACCTCAGCACCGAGGTCACCGGGCACAAGCTCACGACGCTGCTGCACGACCCGCAGTACCGGGCCGAGGTCGCGCGCCAGAACACCGCGTACAACCAGCCGTCTTACACGAGCTACTACCTGGCCTCGGACATGGACTTCGCGAACGTTCCGGTGCCAAACGCCTGGACTCCTGGGCTCATCGGTTACTTGACGGCGACACTTGAGTCGTTCGTTGCCAGCGGCGATGTTGCCGGACCTGTTGCGAAGCAGCTGGAGACCTCACTGGCCCAGGCACAGCAGGCGGTCGAGCAGGGCGACGCCGCAAAGGTCGGCAAGGCAATGGACCGGTTCGTCAAGGCGTTGAACCAGGGCAAGAAGCCCGACGTGGTCTCTGATTCGGCCCGCGCCGTGCTCGAAAATGGCGTACAGACCGTTCTCGGAATGGTCCGGTAG
- a CDS encoding L-rhamnose mutarotase yields the protein MERVCFQLQVKPDRIEEYKERHAAVWPDMLRALKDTGWNNYSLFLRPDGLLIGYVESEDFAAAQRAMAEIDVNARWQAEMGEFFVQLDGRPDEGFVQIEEVFHLEDQLKGHVGHQQPAK from the coding sequence ATGGAACGCGTCTGCTTCCAGCTGCAGGTGAAGCCCGATCGCATCGAGGAGTACAAGGAGCGCCATGCGGCTGTCTGGCCGGACATGCTCCGCGCCCTCAAGGACACCGGCTGGAACAACTACTCGCTTTTCCTTCGGCCCGACGGACTGCTGATCGGCTATGTGGAGTCGGAGGACTTCGCGGCCGCCCAGCGCGCCATGGCCGAGATTGACGTCAACGCCCGCTGGCAGGCCGAGATGGGCGAGTTCTTCGTGCAGCTCGACGGTCGACCGGACGAAGGGTTCGTCCAGATCGAAGAGGTCTTTCACCTCGAGGACCAACTCAAGGGCCACGTCGGCCATCAGCAGCCCGCAAAGTAG
- a CDS encoding isocitrate lyase/PEP mutase family protein translates to MTTAEKASSLKALHEAPEILRVVNVWDAISTRTVAAVPGTRAIATAGHSIAASHGFADGEIPLDLALSALARIVQATDLPVTADLDAGFGDPGDAVRRAIGVGVVGANVEDRLVPLAEAVANVEAIMRVAEQEGVAFQLNARTDAIVRGGDRPLSDSLDDAVERGKAFLNAGASLVFVPGVLDRESTDRLVAGLGERKLSVIGLPGALSADEYESLGVARISYGPLTQRVALRALQDVTEDLYANGVIPKDTPALN, encoded by the coding sequence ATGACAACCGCTGAGAAGGCCAGTTCACTGAAGGCCCTGCACGAAGCCCCCGAAATTCTCCGTGTCGTCAACGTCTGGGACGCAATCAGCACCCGAACCGTCGCCGCCGTGCCCGGCACCCGCGCGATTGCGACCGCCGGGCACTCGATCGCAGCGAGCCACGGATTCGCGGATGGCGAGATTCCTCTCGATCTTGCACTGTCCGCCCTGGCTCGGATCGTACAAGCGACCGACCTGCCTGTGACCGCCGACCTGGACGCGGGTTTCGGGGACCCGGGCGACGCCGTCCGCCGGGCGATCGGAGTCGGCGTCGTCGGCGCAAACGTCGAAGACCGACTGGTTCCGCTGGCCGAGGCCGTCGCGAACGTGGAGGCCATCATGCGGGTTGCGGAGCAGGAGGGCGTGGCTTTCCAGCTGAATGCCCGCACAGATGCGATCGTGCGCGGCGGCGATCGCCCCCTTTCCGACAGCCTCGACGATGCGGTCGAGCGCGGCAAAGCCTTCCTGAACGCCGGCGCGAGCCTCGTGTTCGTACCCGGGGTTTTGGACCGGGAGTCCACCGACCGCCTCGTCGCCGGCCTCGGAGAGCGCAAGCTCAGCGTCATCGGCCTACCGGGTGCGCTGTCCGCCGACGAGTACGAGTCACTGGGTGTGGCCCGCATCTCCTACGGCCCACTCACCCAACGTGTCGCCCTGCGCGCGTTGCAGGATGTCACCGAGGATCTTTACGCAAACGGCGTCATCCCGAAGGACACTCCCGCGCTCAACTGA